From a region of the Tachypleus tridentatus isolate NWPU-2018 chromosome 1, ASM421037v1, whole genome shotgun sequence genome:
- the LOC143236159 gene encoding troponin T-like — MFAQSEMGKTKEQLAADKELCMQYRVKPLEIEGLSIEELRQKANELWGKISSLESDKYDLEERQKRQEYDLKELNERQRQINRNKALKKGLDPEALTGKYPPKLQVASKYERRIDRRTFKDKKELFDGGYEASYEAQLEKTWEDRMETFKNRGKPKLPRWDPATPKNKEVPGRRHEDEEEEVDITAPTVLEPKHEEPGEAEEEKVEEEEDEEEEEDEEEEEEEEEEEEEE; from the exons ATGTTTGCCCAAAGCGAGATGGGAAAGACCAAGGAACAGCTAGCCGCCGACAAGGAGCTATGCATGCAGTATCGTGTGAAACCGCTTGAGATCGAAGGTTTAAGTATAGAAGAACTTCGTCAGAAGGCCAACGAACTTTGGGGTAAAATTAGTAGTCTTGAAAGCGATAAATATGACTTGGAAGAACGTCAAAAACGACAAGAGTACGAT cTTAAAGAGTTAAATGAACGACAAAGACAAATCAACAGAAATAAAGCACTGAAAAAAGGCTTAGATCCTGA GGCCTTGACAGGAAAGTACCCG cCGAAGCTCCAGGTGGCCAGTAAATACGAAAGAAGAATTGATCGCAGAACATTTAAAGACAAGAAAGAATTATTTGATGGC ggttatgaAGCTTCTTACGAAGCTCAACTGGAGAAGACATGGGAAGATAGAATGGAGACCTTCAAGAATCGAGGAAAACCGAAACTACCAAGATGGGATCCAGCAACTCCAAAGAACAAAGAAGTTCCAGGTCGGAGACATgaagatgaagaagaagaagtgGATATTACAGCACCTACTGTGTTGGAGCCAAAACATGAAGAACCTGGTGAGGCCGAAGAAGAAAAAGTAGAAGAAGAGGAAGATGAGGAAGAGGAAGAAGATGAGGAAGAGGAAGAAGAGGAGGAAGAGGAAGAGGAAGAAGAATAA